The proteins below come from a single Mytilus edulis chromosome 5, xbMytEdul2.2, whole genome shotgun sequence genomic window:
- the LOC139525003 gene encoding uncharacterized protein, translated as MLRRGTRKRTASARAGVRRTPVVSKGVSSRASVQSSMTVTRPEAIYSTAGHDGAAIPTIATLSTTRMLMPTFSSNQDNSVHIPDMLSWQPRPAIDPQPTVDNTQFVSQTGNVTNNDYVQIPNRIESVHENLGINVTQSIKEKILKGEFIDLACLLNNSVNTGSDKQKLTWAQGEFILQPISQQSKITNIEKWTDAFIIFIYIYCAVHVNRFKELLKYMHTIRLGAQRNQGMGWKNYDEQYRLRKAHEPSSLWSNIDNELWLTDRKSISEFEVVNTFFISALVSSRFSEYFTSEFFHQPPLIRGDNLYMQPVNTISNVSLNVSNSNIQDSSGHGNKCYSYNYEGSCWKTPCFYSHLCLRCNGSHPIINCQRQLGNVRPHVGNTQYNTGSQFQFRAPGAQYGAGPQFQFRPRSAESRVRFSPRNATQFTQARSRPNIRTMATW; from the exons ATGTTGAGAAGAGGTACCAGGAAGCGTACAGCATCAGCGAGAGCTGGAGTAAGAAGGACCCCGGTGGTGTCGAAGGGAGTTTCGTCACGGGCGTCAGTACAATCATCTATGACGGTTACAAGGCCTGAGGCTATCTATTCAACTGCTGGACATGACGGCGCTGCCATACCAACAATTGCAACATTATCAACGACAAGAATGTTGATGCCAACATTTTCCAGTAATCAGGACAACTCCGTCCACATTCCGGACATGTTATCATGGCAACCAAGACCAGCAATAGACCCCCAGCCAACTGTTGATAACACGCAGTTTGTGTCACAAACAGGTAATGTGACCAATAATGATTATGTACAAATTCCCAATAGAATTGAAAGTGTTCATGAGAACCTAGGCATAAATGTAACACagtcaattaaagaaaaaatattgaaagggGAATTCATAGATTTAGCTTGTCTATTAAATAATTCAGTCAACACGGGTTCTGACAAACAAAAGTTGACATGGGCTCAAGGGGAATTCATTTTACAACCCATTTCTCAACaatcaaaaattacaaatattgaaaAGTGGACAGATGCtttcatcatttttatttatatttattgtgcTGTGCACGTAAACCGATTTAAGGAATTGTTAAAATACATGCACACAATACGCCTTGGGGCTCAAAGAAACCAAGGTATGGGTTGGAAAAATTACGATGAGCAATATAGACTAAGAAAAGCTCATGAACCATCCAGTTTATGGAGTAATATAGACAATGAGCTATG GCTTACCGATAGAAAGTCGATCTCAGAGTTTGAAGTAGTTAATACCTTTTTCATTTCTGCTCTAGTCTCCTCCA GATTCTCAGAATATTTTACCAGTGAATTTTTCCACCAACCGCCATTAATCAGGGGCGATAATCTATATATGCAACCAGTGAATACTATCTCAAATGTGTCCTTAAATGTATCTAATAGTAATATTCAAGACAGTAGTGGTCATGGGAACAAATGCTATAGTTATAACTATGAGGGAAGCTGTTGGAAAACACCTTGCTTTTATAGCCATTTGTGTTTAAGGTGTAATGGTTCACATCCAATTATAAACTGTCAAAGACAACTGGGAAATGTGAGACCACATGTTGGTAATACACAATATAACACAGGCTCTCAGTTTCAGTTTCGGGCACCCGGGGCTCAGTATGGAGCAGGGCCCCAGTTTCAATTTCGCCCAAGGAGCGCCGAGTCAAGAGTCAGATTTTCCCCAAGAAATGCCACACAGTTCACACAAGCAAGATCTAGACCAAATATCAGAACTATGGCGACTTGGTAG